A single genomic interval of Bradyrhizobium japonicum USDA 6 harbors:
- a CDS encoding multidrug efflux RND transporter permease subunit, which translates to MASFFIDRPIFAWVVALFICLIGAIAVPLLPIAQYPIIAPPSISISTSYPGASPENLYNSVTRLIEEELNGASGILNFESTSDSLGQVEIIANFQPGTDTSAASVEVQNRIKRVEARLPRAVIQQGILIEEASSAVLQIITLNSTDGSLDEVGLGDFMIRNVLGEIRRIPGVGRATLYSTERSLRVWVDPAKLVGYGLTADDVNKAIAAQNAQVASGSIGAEPSTASQRTSSLVLVKGQLSSPDEFGSIILRANADGSTVRLRDVARIEVGGLSYQFNTRLNGKPTAGLSVLMSPTGNALATASAVEEKMKELSRFFPANISYEIPYNITPVVEASIKKVLTTLVEAVVLVFVVMFLFLQNIRYTIIPTIVVPVALLGACTTLLLAGYSINMLSMFGMVLAVGILVDDAIVVVENVERIMSEEGLPPKEATRKAMSQISGAIIGITLVLMAVFVPMAFFPGSVGIIYRQFSVTMVAAIGFSAFLALSLTPALCATLLKPVAAGHGHAKRGVFGWFNRMLEGGKEGYSRTVGFSLKRTGRLMLVYVALLVGLSWAFVSLPGGFLPIDDQGFVTTDVQTPSDSSYPRTEAVIEKVEKYLAERPGVKDVTFLTGFSFSGQGMNTAQAFITLKDWSERGPKDSAAAIVNDINRDLSSSIRDAKISALQPPPIDNLGNSSGFSFRLQDRGQKGYPALMRAADQLIAEANASPVLQKVYIEGLPEAGVVNLVIDREKAGAFGVTFEDINNTISTNLGSNYINDFPNRGRMQRVVVQADARDRMRTEDILNYNVKNSRGQLVPFSSFATVEWARGPTQIAGFNYYPAVRISGEARPGFTSGDAIAEMERLAGRLPRGFGYEWTGQSLQEKLSGSQAPFLLALSVFVVFLCLAALYESWTIPLAVLLTVPLGIVGAVAAAMLRSLPNDVYFTVGLITIIGLAAKDAILIIEFAKDLRKEGKPLVDATIEACRLRFRPILMTGLAFICGVLPMAIAHGAGGASQQALGSIVMGGMIAVVILALLMVPVFFVSVQRVLAGDREPKAAKESEAYGPPARVKP; encoded by the coding sequence ATGGCGAGTTTCTTCATCGACAGGCCGATCTTCGCCTGGGTGGTCGCGCTGTTCATCTGCTTGATCGGCGCGATCGCGGTCCCGCTGCTGCCGATCGCACAATATCCGATCATCGCGCCGCCCTCGATCTCGATCTCGACCAGCTATCCCGGCGCCTCGCCCGAAAACCTCTACAACAGCGTCACCCGGCTGATCGAGGAGGAGCTCAACGGCGCCTCCGGCATCCTCAATTTCGAATCGACCAGCGACTCGCTCGGCCAGGTCGAGATCATCGCCAATTTCCAGCCGGGCACCGATACCAGCGCCGCCTCCGTCGAGGTGCAGAACCGCATCAAGCGCGTCGAAGCGCGGCTGCCGCGCGCGGTGATCCAGCAGGGCATCCTGATCGAGGAAGCCTCGAGCGCCGTGCTCCAGATCATCACGCTGAACTCGACCGACGGCAGCCTCGACGAAGTCGGCCTCGGCGACTTCATGATCCGCAACGTGCTCGGCGAGATCCGCCGCATCCCCGGCGTCGGCCGCGCCACGCTTTATTCGACCGAACGCAGCTTGCGCGTCTGGGTCGATCCGGCGAAGCTCGTCGGCTACGGGCTGACCGCGGACGACGTCAACAAGGCGATCGCCGCGCAGAACGCACAGGTCGCTTCGGGCAGCATCGGCGCCGAGCCGTCGACCGCGAGCCAGCGCACCTCCTCGCTGGTGCTGGTCAAGGGCCAGCTCTCGTCCCCGGACGAATTCGGTTCCATCATCCTGCGCGCCAATGCCGACGGTTCGACCGTGCGGCTGCGCGACGTCGCGCGCATCGAGGTCGGCGGCCTCAGCTACCAGTTCAACACGCGCCTGAACGGCAAGCCGACCGCGGGCCTCTCCGTGCTGATGTCGCCGACCGGCAACGCGCTGGCGACCGCGAGCGCGGTCGAGGAGAAGATGAAGGAGCTGTCGCGCTTCTTCCCGGCCAACATCTCCTACGAGATCCCCTACAACATCACGCCCGTGGTCGAGGCCTCGATCAAGAAGGTGCTGACCACGCTGGTCGAGGCCGTGGTGCTGGTGTTCGTGGTGATGTTCCTGTTCCTGCAGAACATCCGCTACACCATCATCCCGACGATCGTGGTGCCCGTGGCGCTGCTGGGCGCGTGCACCACGCTGCTGCTCGCCGGCTATTCCATCAACATGCTCTCGATGTTCGGCATGGTGCTCGCGGTCGGCATCCTCGTCGACGATGCCATCGTCGTGGTCGAGAACGTCGAACGCATCATGTCCGAGGAGGGCCTGCCGCCGAAGGAAGCGACGCGGAAGGCGATGTCGCAGATATCGGGCGCCATCATCGGCATCACGCTGGTGCTGATGGCCGTGTTCGTGCCGATGGCGTTCTTCCCCGGCTCGGTCGGCATCATCTACCGCCAGTTCTCGGTGACCATGGTCGCCGCGATCGGCTTCTCCGCCTTCCTCGCGCTGTCACTGACGCCGGCGCTGTGCGCGACCCTGCTCAAGCCCGTTGCGGCCGGCCACGGCCATGCGAAGCGGGGCGTGTTCGGCTGGTTCAACCGCATGCTCGAAGGCGGCAAGGAGGGCTATTCCCGCACCGTCGGCTTCTCGCTGAAGCGGACCGGCCGCCTGATGCTGGTCTATGTCGCGCTGCTGGTTGGTCTCTCCTGGGCCTTCGTCAGCCTGCCCGGCGGCTTCCTGCCGATCGACGACCAGGGCTTCGTCACCACCGACGTGCAGACGCCGTCGGATTCGTCGTATCCCCGCACCGAGGCCGTCATCGAGAAGGTCGAGAAATATCTCGCCGAGCGCCCGGGTGTGAAGGATGTCACCTTCCTCACCGGCTTCAGCTTCTCCGGCCAGGGCATGAACACCGCGCAGGCCTTCATCACGCTGAAGGACTGGTCGGAGCGCGGGCCAAAGGACTCCGCCGCCGCGATCGTCAACGACATCAACCGCGATCTGTCGTCGTCGATCCGCGATGCAAAGATCTCCGCGCTCCAGCCGCCGCCAATCGACAATCTCGGCAATTCCTCGGGCTTCTCGTTCCGCCTCCAGGACCGCGGCCAGAAAGGCTATCCGGCATTGATGCGCGCCGCCGACCAGCTGATCGCGGAGGCCAATGCCAGCCCCGTGCTTCAGAAGGTCTATATCGAGGGCCTGCCCGAAGCCGGCGTGGTCAATCTCGTGATCGACCGCGAGAAGGCCGGCGCCTTCGGCGTCACCTTCGAGGACATCAACAACACGATCTCGACCAATCTCGGCTCGAACTACATCAACGACTTCCCGAACCGCGGCCGCATGCAGCGCGTGGTGGTGCAGGCGGATGCCCGCGACCGTATGCGGACCGAGGACATCCTCAACTACAACGTCAAGAACAGCCGTGGCCAGCTCGTGCCGTTCTCCTCCTTCGCCACGGTCGAATGGGCGCGCGGCCCGACGCAGATCGCGGGCTTCAATTATTATCCCGCTGTGCGCATCTCCGGCGAAGCCAGGCCCGGCTTCACCTCGGGCGACGCGATCGCCGAGATGGAGCGGCTCGCCGGCAGACTGCCGCGCGGCTTCGGCTATGAATGGACCGGACAGTCGCTCCAGGAGAAACTGTCGGGCTCCCAGGCGCCGTTCCTGCTGGCGCTGTCGGTGTTCGTGGTGTTCCTGTGTCTTGCCGCGCTCTACGAGAGCTGGACCATTCCGCTCGCGGTGCTGCTCACGGTCCCGCTCGGCATCGTCGGCGCGGTGGCCGCGGCGATGCTGCGCAGCCTGCCCAACGACGTCTATTTCACCGTCGGCCTGATCACCATCATCGGCCTCGCCGCAAAGGACGCGATCCTGATCATCGAGTTCGCCAAGGATCTGCGCAAAGAGGGCAAGCCGCTGGTGGACGCCACCATCGAGGCCTGCCGCCTGCGCTTCCGCCCGATCCTGATGACCGGCCTTGCCTTCATCTGCGGCGTGCTGCCGATGGCGATTGCGCACGGCGCTGGCGGCGCCAGCCAGCAGGCGCTCGGCAGCATCGTGATGGGCGGCATGATCGCGGTGGTGATCCTGGCGCTGCTGATGGTGCCGGTGTTCTTCGTCTCGGTGCAGCGCGTGCTGGCGGGGGATCGGGAGCCGAAGGCCGCGAAGGAAAGCGAAGCGTACGGCCCGCCGGCGCGGGTGAAGCCATAG
- a CDS encoding efflux RND transporter periplasmic adaptor subunit, producing MSGLRARSACVAIMLAAFTPLLAGCDESVSAVSAAQPADPDVSVVIVKPQPRAVVRELPGRIAPTRVSDVRPRVSGIVVERLFRQGSEVKAGDALYRIDPRPFEVEVMANEAAVAKAEAALMQARQQAHRIATLTKDRAAPEAENEKAIAAERQAHAEVEGRNAELARAKLNLDYATVRAPIDGVVGAALVSEGALAVQNETNLASIQQLDPIYADFTQSVTELNQLRRAFESGDLERIAADAAKVRLVLDDNTLYSLDGKLLFSDAKVDAHTGQVTLRGEFRNPKRELLPGMYVRVRIDQGLDSDAIAVPQQAIQRNGGGGSEVFVVKDDNRIAVQPVRTGSVQDGLWFVTEGLKAGDKVVVEGFQKFAAGDKVKPQSWSEAEATADNRHAQKLTR from the coding sequence ATGTCAGGACTTCGCGCGCGATCGGCATGCGTTGCAATAATGCTCGCGGCCTTTACGCCGCTGCTCGCGGGCTGCGACGAATCCGTCTCTGCGGTGTCCGCTGCCCAGCCCGCCGACCCTGACGTCAGCGTCGTCATCGTCAAGCCGCAGCCGCGCGCCGTGGTGCGCGAGCTGCCGGGCCGCATCGCGCCGACGCGCGTCTCCGACGTGCGGCCGCGTGTCTCCGGCATCGTGGTCGAGCGCCTGTTCCGTCAGGGCAGCGAGGTGAAGGCGGGCGATGCGCTCTACCGCATCGATCCGCGTCCGTTCGAGGTCGAGGTGATGGCCAACGAGGCCGCCGTCGCCAAGGCCGAGGCCGCGCTGATGCAGGCGAGACAGCAGGCGCACCGCATCGCCACCCTCACCAAGGATCGCGCTGCCCCGGAAGCCGAGAACGAGAAGGCGATCGCGGCCGAGCGTCAGGCCCATGCCGAGGTCGAAGGCCGCAACGCTGAACTCGCGCGCGCAAAACTCAATCTCGACTATGCCACCGTGCGCGCGCCGATCGACGGCGTCGTCGGTGCGGCGCTGGTCAGCGAGGGTGCGCTCGCGGTGCAGAACGAGACCAACCTCGCCAGCATCCAGCAGCTCGATCCGATTTATGCCGACTTCACCCAGTCGGTGACCGAGCTCAACCAGCTCCGCCGCGCCTTCGAGAGCGGCGACCTCGAGCGCATCGCGGCCGATGCCGCCAAGGTGCGCCTCGTGCTCGACGACAACACCCTTTATTCGCTCGACGGCAAGCTGCTGTTCTCGGATGCCAAGGTCGATGCCCATACCGGCCAGGTGACCTTGCGTGGCGAGTTCCGCAATCCCAAGCGCGAGCTGCTGCCGGGCATGTATGTCCGCGTCCGGATCGACCAGGGTCTCGACAGCGATGCGATCGCGGTGCCGCAGCAGGCGATCCAGCGCAACGGCGGCGGCGGCAGCGAGGTGTTCGTCGTCAAGGACGACAATCGCATCGCCGTGCAACCGGTCCGCACGGGGTCGGTGCAGGACGGACTCTGGTTCGTGACCGAGGGCCTGAAGGCCGGCGACAAGGTCGTGGTCGAAGGCTTCCAGAAGTTCGCGGCCGGCGACAAGGTGAAGCCGCAATCCTGGTCGGAAGCGGAGGCCACCGCGGACAATCGGCACGCCCAGAAGCTGACGCGGTAA
- a CDS encoding SAM-dependent methyltransferase: MSVVSAIFGTAERVPLPDVVIRAAIQRLCSRAATRMSALGAADDAAFAGRMILRPIAGDADAVNAGHDEVPAAFFAQVLGPNRNYSSCFYKSDASTLQEAEEEALRQTVEHAGLADGQTILELGCGWGSLSLWMARRFPHAKVTAVSNSQAQRAYVEEQARLRGLLNLRVVAADMNVFAPDGQFDRIVSVEMFEQMMNWRKLMTRVRSWLAPDGRFFMHIVTHRSGSHLFDRANREDWIAQHVFMDGLMPSHHLVRQFGDVFRIEKEWCWSGTHYQRTANDWLANFDAHRDTIEASLRTVHGEETALWMRRWRWFFLATSGLFGYADGSEWGVSHYRMKAPG; this comes from the coding sequence ATGAGCGTCGTTTCCGCGATCTTCGGGACTGCCGAACGCGTGCCGTTGCCGGACGTCGTGATCCGCGCCGCGATCCAGCGCCTGTGCTCGCGCGCGGCGACACGCATGTCCGCGCTGGGCGCGGCCGACGATGCCGCCTTCGCCGGGCGGATGATCCTGCGGCCGATCGCCGGGGACGCGGATGCCGTCAATGCCGGGCATGACGAGGTGCCCGCGGCCTTCTTTGCGCAAGTGCTCGGCCCCAACCGCAACTACTCGTCCTGCTTCTACAAGTCCGATGCGAGCACGCTGCAGGAGGCGGAGGAGGAGGCGCTGCGCCAGACCGTCGAGCACGCCGGTCTCGCCGACGGCCAGACCATCCTCGAGCTCGGCTGCGGCTGGGGCTCGCTGTCGCTGTGGATGGCGCGGCGGTTCCCGCACGCGAAGGTGACGGCGGTGTCGAACTCGCAGGCCCAGCGCGCCTATGTCGAGGAGCAGGCGCGGCTGCGCGGGCTGTTGAACCTGCGTGTGGTCGCCGCCGACATGAACGTGTTCGCGCCCGATGGGCAGTTCGACCGCATCGTCTCGGTCGAGATGTTCGAGCAGATGATGAACTGGCGCAAGCTGATGACGCGCGTGCGGTCCTGGCTCGCGCCTGACGGGCGCTTCTTCATGCACATCGTCACCCATCGTTCCGGCTCTCATCTGTTCGACCGCGCCAATCGCGAGGACTGGATCGCGCAGCATGTCTTCATGGATGGATTGATGCCGAGCCATCACCTCGTCAGGCAATTCGGCGACGTCTTCAGGATCGAGAAAGAATGGTGCTGGAGCGGAACGCACTATCAGCGCACGGCGAACGACTGGCTCGCCAATTTCGATGCGCATCGCGACACGATCGAAGCGTCCCTGCGCACCGTCCATGGCGAGGAGACCGCTTTGTGGATGCGACGCTGGCGCTGGTTCTTCCTCGCGACATCAGGGCTGTTCGGCTACGCCGATGGCAGCGAATGGGGCGTCAGCCACTACCGGATGAAGGCCCCCGGGTAA
- a CDS encoding peptidoglycan -binding protein, which translates to MALARGRRSETGFNYWPGFVDALSTLVLSIVFLLSVFLVVQFFLSQEVTGKDKALEQLNAKIAQLNELLSLEKLGKLTLDDQVSQLKAGLASAETERDRIKGLYDGLAAAGNDAQGKTTELGKALDSEKAVSARALAQIEVLNQQISALRRQLAALEEALDASEKRDKESQNRIADLGSRLNVALAQRVQELSRYRSEFFGRLRAILGNRPDIRIVGDRFVFQSEVFFDTGQATLLPEGRAELDTLATALIDLDKKIPSEIPWVLRVDGHTDLRPVSGANFKSNWDLSAARSISVVQYLISLGVPAQRLVAAGFGEFQPLDTANTEEAYKRNRRIELKLTER; encoded by the coding sequence ATGGCTCTAGCCCGCGGCCGCCGCAGCGAAACCGGCTTCAACTACTGGCCCGGATTCGTCGACGCGCTGTCGACGCTGGTGCTGTCGATCGTGTTCCTGCTGTCAGTATTTTTGGTCGTGCAGTTCTTCCTATCGCAGGAGGTCACCGGCAAGGACAAGGCGCTGGAGCAGCTCAACGCCAAGATCGCCCAGCTCAACGAGCTCCTGTCGCTGGAGAAGCTCGGCAAGCTCACGCTCGACGACCAGGTCTCGCAATTGAAAGCGGGCCTCGCCTCGGCCGAGACCGAGCGCGATCGCATCAAGGGTCTCTATGACGGCCTCGCCGCCGCCGGCAACGACGCCCAGGGCAAGACCACCGAGCTCGGCAAGGCGCTGGACTCGGAGAAGGCGGTCTCGGCGCGGGCACTGGCGCAGATCGAGGTGCTGAACCAGCAGATCAGCGCGCTGCGGCGGCAACTGGCGGCGCTGGAGGAGGCGCTCGACGCCAGCGAGAAGCGCGACAAGGAATCGCAGAACCGCATCGCCGATCTCGGGTCTCGCCTGAATGTTGCCTTGGCGCAGCGCGTGCAGGAATTGTCGCGTTATCGCTCGGAGTTCTTCGGCCGCCTGCGCGCCATCCTCGGCAACCGCCCTGACATCCGCATCGTCGGCGACCGCTTCGTGTTCCAGTCCGAAGTGTTCTTCGACACCGGACAGGCGACCTTGCTGCCCGAGGGCCGCGCCGAGCTCGACACATTGGCGACCGCGCTGATCGATCTCGACAAGAAGATCCCGAGCGAAATCCCCTGGGTGCTGCGCGTCGACGGCCACACCGATTTGCGCCCGGTCAGCGGCGCGAACTTCAAGTCGAACTGGGACCTGTCCGCGGCGCGCTCGATCTCGGTGGTGCAATACCTGATCTCGCTCGGCGTGCCCGCCCAGCGCCTGGTCGCCGCCGGCTTCGGCGAATTCCAGCCGCTCGACACCGCCAACACGGAAGAGGCCTACAAGCGCAACCGCCGCATCGAGCTGAAGCTGACGGAGCGGTAG
- a CDS encoding flagellar motor protein MotA — translation MPPGASPRSPIDIEYTKLSSPSVFLVRMLVFLVLCTLVGVVLYKQIILAFFANPGLNALIGGVLFIGIILAFRQVIRLYPEVSWVNNFRIADPGLAPSRHPKLLAPMAMILGGERTGRMTITQTTMRHLLDSIATRLDEARDISRYMTGLLVFLGLLGTFWGLIETVGSVGKVIDGLKVGGDSGALFDTLKEGLAAPLGGMGISFSSSLFGLAGSLILGFLDLQSSQAQNRFYTDLEDWLATTVREYGHGEVAVAAAGGGGVASGELQAAVERLRSVLEEGSASRGTTAAMASLAEAIQALVSHMRTEQQMIREWADGQGEQNREIRRLLERIARQPEKG, via the coding sequence ATGCCGCCTGGCGCCTCGCCCCGCTCTCCCATCGATATCGAATATACCAAGCTATCCTCACCCAGCGTTTTCCTGGTGCGGATGCTGGTCTTTCTGGTGCTGTGCACCCTGGTCGGCGTGGTGCTCTACAAGCAGATCATCCTGGCCTTCTTCGCCAATCCCGGCCTCAATGCCCTGATCGGCGGCGTGCTGTTCATCGGCATCATCCTGGCCTTCCGCCAGGTGATCCGGCTCTACCCCGAAGTCTCCTGGGTCAACAATTTCCGCATCGCCGATCCCGGCCTGGCGCCGTCCCGGCACCCGAAACTGCTGGCACCGATGGCCATGATCCTCGGCGGCGAGCGCACCGGGCGGATGACGATCACCCAGACCACCATGCGGCACCTGCTCGATTCGATCGCGACCCGCCTGGACGAGGCCCGGGACATCTCCCGCTACATGACCGGCCTGCTGGTCTTCCTCGGTCTGCTCGGCACCTTCTGGGGCCTGATCGAGACGGTCGGCTCGGTCGGCAAGGTGATCGACGGGCTCAAGGTCGGAGGCGATTCCGGCGCCCTGTTCGACACGCTGAAGGAGGGCCTCGCCGCCCCGCTCGGCGGCATGGGCATCTCGTTCTCGAGCTCGCTGTTCGGCCTCGCCGGCTCGCTGATCCTCGGCTTCCTCGATCTGCAATCGAGCCAGGCGCAGAACCGCTTCTACACCGACCTCGAAGACTGGCTCGCCACCACCGTGCGCGAATATGGCCACGGCGAGGTTGCGGTCGCAGCCGCTGGCGGCGGCGGCGTTGCCAGCGGTGAGCTCCAGGCCGCCGTCGAGCGGTTGCGCTCCGTGCTCGAGGAAGGCAGTGCCAGCCGCGGCACCACGGCGGCAATGGCGAGCCTTGCCGAGGCCATCCAGGCGCTGGTCTCGCACATGCGGACCGAGCAGCAGATGATCCGCGAATGGGCCGACGGCCAGGGCGAGCAGAACCGCGAGATCCGCCGCCTGCTGGAGCGCATCGCGCGCCAGCCCGAGAAGGGTTAG